The following proteins are encoded in a genomic region of Galbibacter sp. BG1:
- a CDS encoding XdhC family protein, with translation MTHEFKKIIESCVKAKTKNLKSVLATVVALEGSSYRRPGVRMLIREDGKMTGAVSGGCVEKEILRQSTSVFKTGIPKIMTYDGRYRLGCEGILYILLEPFMVDQNFVNLFNDVLLNRQHFSIISYFRKNAGADKGFGSVLQLANGTTSSFSGKDKTNVFTEELEKFSQNLKPYLKLIVIGAEHDSVQLAALASLNGWEVVIVAPEDDARSLANFPGATKIENTTPANFNYKTIDRETAVLLMTHSFNKDLQFLIQMRNLDLRYLGILGPVRRREQLFQKIIEEFPETDPLFFENIHAPAGINIGAETPQEIAVSVIAEILAVFREQDVFMLKERRGKIHSDN, from the coding sequence ATCGGTTTTGGCTACGGTGGTGGCGCTAGAAGGATCTTCCTACCGCCGTCCGGGCGTTCGAATGCTTATTCGTGAAGATGGAAAAATGACGGGAGCTGTGAGTGGTGGTTGTGTGGAAAAAGAAATTCTTCGCCAAAGTACTTCAGTTTTTAAAACAGGAATCCCCAAAATAATGACCTACGACGGTCGCTATCGTCTGGGGTGTGAAGGTATTTTATACATCTTGTTGGAACCTTTTATGGTAGATCAAAATTTTGTAAATCTTTTTAATGATGTACTGTTAAACAGACAGCATTTTTCAATTATCTCCTATTTTAGAAAAAACGCTGGGGCGGATAAAGGTTTTGGTTCGGTCTTACAATTGGCAAACGGAACTACCTCGTCTTTTTCCGGTAAGGATAAAACAAATGTTTTTACGGAAGAGTTGGAGAAATTCAGTCAAAATTTAAAACCGTATTTAAAACTCATAGTCATAGGTGCCGAGCACGATAGTGTTCAATTGGCTGCTTTGGCAAGTTTAAATGGCTGGGAGGTAGTAATTGTTGCGCCAGAAGATGATGCCAGAAGTTTGGCTAACTTTCCCGGAGCTACGAAGATAGAAAATACTACCCCAGCAAATTTTAATTACAAAACTATTGATAGAGAAACAGCGGTGTTGCTTATGACCCATAGTTTTAATAAAGACCTACAATTTTTAATCCAGATGAGAAATTTGGATTTAAGATATCTGGGAATCTTAGGGCCCGTAAGACGTAGGGAACAGCTTTTTCAAAAAATAATTGAAGAATTCCCAGAAACCGATCCGCTTTTTTTTGAAAATATTCACGCACCGGCGGGAATAAATATCGGTGCAGAGACCCCTCAAGAAATAGCCGTTTCTGTAATCGCAGAAATATTGGCGGTTTTTAGGGAGCAAGATGTTTTCATGCTAAAAGAAAGAAGGGGAAAGATACATTCCGATAATTAA
- a CDS encoding NTP transferase domain-containing protein, whose amino-acid sequence MKNIAIIILAAGASKRMKEPKQLLPWGNTTLLQYIVSTANAVQDAHVYTVLGANRDLIEKSIKIEAEVLTNNNWEQGMGSSIAFGVDAIQEKNYRGVLVMLADQPFVTSAYLNELVKNFSKGKENIIASRFHGNVGVPAIFSREYFEDLKKLNRDNGAKDIIKNHFQDVKTMQADDLVIDIDTIKTYRKIYNQQFGNEN is encoded by the coding sequence ATGAAAAATATAGCCATTATAATTCTTGCTGCTGGAGCTTCCAAAAGAATGAAGGAGCCTAAACAATTATTGCCTTGGGGAAACACCACTTTATTACAATACATTGTATCCACGGCAAATGCGGTGCAAGATGCTCACGTTTATACGGTTTTGGGGGCCAATAGGGATTTAATTGAAAAGTCAATTAAAATAGAAGCAGAGGTTCTAACTAATAATAACTGGGAACAAGGGATGGGGAGTTCTATTGCTTTTGGCGTGGATGCAATTCAGGAAAAGAATTACCGTGGTGTTTTGGTAATGCTTGCAGACCAACCTTTTGTTACCTCGGCGTATTTAAACGAGCTTGTGAAAAATTTCAGTAAAGGAAAAGAAAACATCATTGCATCTAGATTTCATGGGAATGTTGGCGTACCGGCAATTTTTTCAAGAGAGTATTTCGAAGATCTAAAAAAATTAAATCGTGATAATGGAGCCAAAGACATCATTAAAAATCATTTTCAAGATGTGAAGACAATGCAGGCAGACGATCTAGTCATCGATATTGATACCATTAAGACGTATCGCAAAATTTACAATCAGCAGTTTGGAAATGAAAATTGA